TCGTGAGAATACCAAGAAAATCAAGGTGGGTTGAAGGCAGAGAAGGCAATTGGGTTTACGCTGTAATCGTGTTCTCTTTGAAACAGGAGTTGACAGTAAAGGGACTAGAAGCAGAGATCAATAAAATGAACTGCAACCATCAACGAGAAGTGACAGATTTGAAACGTTCTCACCAGATGCAGTTGCTCGATGCATTGGAGGAGGCGCGACTCAAGCACGAACAGATCGAGAATGGCATTCGTGAAAGCTGTGCCCAAGATCGTGAAGCGATTATTGAAAAGGAACGCAACGCTATACGAGAGCGACTCGAGCGTCAGCTGGAGGAGGAGCAAAAAACCCAAGCGGAGCTGAGGCAAAAGCTGGCTGATGATTTTGCCGCAGAGCGAGAACGACTTCAGGCGGAGTTGAGGCAAAAGGAATGCGATTATCAGGTTAAGCGACAGGAGGCGCAGCGTGAACAAGATGGCGAGCTGGAGCAGGCCAAGTTCGAAATGCAGGAGAAGATGTCAAAGCAGGAGGAGAAATATCAAAATCGCATTAATACAATCGAGCAGCAATATCTTGCGGACTTTGAGCTTTGGAAGACCGAATATGAAAACAAGTGCAAACTGGCGCAAGCGGAAAAGGAGAACGCCATTAGACAACATTATCGGACCGAGCGCGATCGTCAACTGGATGAGCTTGTGGTGCGCATGGAGGCGGATGCTCTACAAAGCGGCGAGGAGCACGAGCAGAAGATGATGTAAGTAGCCAAAGAGATAGAGTTAGAGCAAAGTGAGTGActagtatttattttcagGCGATTAAAGGAAAAGTACGAAAAGGATTTAACCCTTGCAGAGAATGTGGAAAAGTCGCTACGGGAAAAGTATGCGGAGATACGTAGCAAACTCGCAGAGTCGGATGCTCAGGTGCGCAATTCCCAGGCGGAGGTGAAACAATTGCATCTGGAGCTGGGGCACAGCAAGAAGATGTGTGGCGATATCATCAATGAGCGCGACAAGTTGCGTGACAATCTGAACACGGATATTCAGAATGAGGTGGCCTTGCTCAATGAGCGACATAAGCAGGAAATGGAACAGTTACAGAAGCGGTAAACCTAATACACAATTGTATACTAAAAGTTGTCTAATCTCTTAACCTTTTAACTGTTGCAGAGTTCATCAGACCATACATCGGCAAGAGGAAACCATTGATGTGCTTAAAGGGGATAATGACAACCTACGGCAACAGTGCCTTAAATTGAATGCGGTCATCCGGCAACAACGCAAAGATTATTGCGTTAAGTAGTCCtgcaaatattaatgaaaagtaGATAGTCATATCTGAAATATACCCATATGCTACAATAACATATGTCAACTGATCTTTATTATTACTTGGGTATGCCAATGACATCCTTGACAATGTCGCTCATATCACAAGGAAGTTCTGTAGAATATTTGTCTTTATAGGTGCTGTTTGTCGCCACACCATTGCAGATGACGGCCGATGAGCAGACATAGCGACGCCGACGTAAGCAGTAGTCTGATTCAAAGGTTAATTTTCCTTGAAAGATGGGCTTTAGAAAAATGCAAGGCTGCTCAACATTGATAGTGGCTTCGGGTGGCATATATTTAACACCTTCGTTGTTGGATACATATCGAAGTACATTCTTCTCATAACCGTTCAGACCAATCCAATACTCGTctgtaatattaaattttcgtGGGAGATCATCAAATGCTTCTTTTGTATCAAAATTCGCCAGACATAGTTTCTTTTTCTGACAGGCAAATAATGCGTCGAACCAGTCCAACTAGAAgaaaaaagattattttattataatatctGAGTgtacttattttaaatgactGTACTACCTTGTTTTCACTGAAATAATGACAGGCTCCGCCGGTATCTCCCTCGCGAACGTATATAAGAACTATAATGTATAGACAAACTTGTAAATTCATTGTGactgaaatgaaatatgcTTGACTTTTGGATTTATAGTAGCACTTACATAAATAGCggaaaatattgttaaacGATAACGAATTTCATTTGACACGCCATTTTTACCctatataaacaattatatttccggataaataaatttttttatacgaataatttacatatacaATCCATATggataaaatatatgtatgaaacTGGACTGAAAAGTTACAAATTTATGGAGAAAAGaataacttaaattatttgtcttaattttaaatttaacatttttacagtgcttttatttttaaagaataactttaattatttgacTAGATTCGAAATTCAGAATGTATACTCAACTTTCCAACCAATAAttcatttgataaatttttgaATCAAACTTGACTTGTATtgacaatatataaattaaaacaatatagtAAATGCAAAAGTTATGAATATTCgttacaattgttttttaatttggaTTTAAGCGTATGATTCCGTTAATTCAAAGCGGTTAACAGCCAACTAACAGTGCACTGCAGTGTAAACAAAATGCGCACATCTGGCAACGCTCGGTCGGCGCTCCACAGGTTCCACAAGCGAGCGAATCAAAAATCAAAGAGTGCAGTTAACACACAGGTCGGGATCCACAAAATTAAGAAGCAGtggaacaacaataacaataatacgaacagacggcaacaacaacgcttCCAACAAGATACTTTCGTTTGGTCTTTATTCGTATTTGTGCTCTCGACGCTGTCGGaacgttttaaaaataaacgcgGAACGTACCAAATTAGCCGACTACAAATAAAACTATAGCTAAGctctaaaaatttaaatcgacAACTGCACGCATTTCGGTTTAATAACACAACACTTTACTTAAATTCTAATCACCAAATACAGTAAAAACACAATCTACAACATGTTCAGCTCGTTTACAGGtaaacacaagaaaaaaaatagtaatataAAAACACGAAGAATATTGTGAAAGTTTTGAAATTAGAAAATGAACTGAAATTCCAATGTATTGTCTGTCCAATTAAGTATGTATGGAGTGCGGCATGTGTCATGTCAAAAGAAAAtcgaaagcaataaaaatacttgtagTATACATGCGAGTATAAAGTAGtagaaatgaatgaattaatTGTGAGACCTTGCTTGTGACAGAGAGAACCTATGACCGCATTGCAGGATTATTATAGAAGAGTTACATCATCGTCCGTTCAGTGGCAAAGGAGTTCGTTGAGCAACTCTTCCCCCTACCCCaggctctctctctttctctcactctcgctctctatttGTTCCTCTCATTCTTTTGTGCTGGATTTTGCTGATCCCAAGTcgcaatacaaaattaattgccCGTTACAGTTACTTATAAAGGGTATATTCTAGAATAGCGTAAGCCACTTATGGCGCAGTACATCTtctacactcacacacacgtgcaTTTGGGTAtgggcgtgtgtgtgagtttagcacaagttgttgttcttctctCTGTGAGTAACAGACACAACCCACACCCAAAATGATGTGATATCTATACATACATCTCTATAATTATAGCGTGCATACACATATAGAATACGAAAAAACAtatgcgtatgtatgtataccaATATCTGCATGATTGgaattattttgtgtttttagttATGTttcttataatttatattcgCTCTTTGATGTATTCTAAAGTACACGCCCGAAATAAATGACTCTATTTCCGTTTCTGAAATTCTAAATTCGAAATTCCTACAAACTGTCTGACAATTTATGCTTTTTGGTCTAACTATAATATTCTCTGTTTCCACTTAATGCAAACAGACGCTTCGAAATGTAAGTAACAATGTTTCTTTTCAAGTAccataagaatatttttacaaatccAGTAGACTTGTCAGAACTAttcaagtttttcttttgcactatagaatatataatattagcTTGCATCAATATTATCAGTAGTTTTTATAGACAACAAATCCCCTCGCATTTCCACTCCTCCCCCACTCTCTTACCCTTCACGTATTAGTCATTGAATTATTAGATGCCAAATGAGATAGGTTTAAcgatttattgattattatacAAAGAAAATCGGGTTCTTCGTTCCTCGTGTTTAATTTCCCCTTGAACTCCATCGTGCGTCATCTGGTAGGTGTGCAGATCTCAGGTTGGCTAGCTAGAAGCTTATTCATCTTCCATGTCAAAGCTAAGAGGATTGGCAACAGGAGCACGACCTGCTGGCTCATCATTCGCCGGAGCAGCCTCCGCTGGAGCAGCCTCTGCTGGAGCAGCTTCTGCTGGAGCAGCCTCCGCTGGAGCAGCTTCTCCTGGAGCAGCCTCCGCTGGAGCAGCTTCTGCTGGAGCAGCCTCCGCCGGAGCAGCCTCTGCAGGGGCAGCTTCGGCtggagctgttgctgtttctggaGCTCCCTCTAAGGCAGTTGTTTCACCGCCCtcagctgctgccgttgttacTCCAGTTTCACCAACGGGTGCTGCGGTAGTTTCACCTTCGGCTGGTGACGATGTTGCTCCATCGCTTGTCGTGGCGTTGTCTTCCTTTTTGTTATGTATATTAAGTTCATCTTGCGGTTCTCCTCCTGCCTCATACGATGGTAAGCTTTGATCACCGCCGCTTTCCATAATTTCTGATCCGTTTTCGTCTTCCGTATCTTCCGTCTCTTCCTCGCTCTCCGGCGATTTGGCGTCTTCCGTTGAATTCGAATTATCAGCCGGCCGTGAATCGCTTTCCACACTTTCCTCGCTCCCCTCTTCAACGACCTCACCTTTTGCAGCATCGTGGTGGAAGTGATGCAAATGCTCGTGACTATGATGCTCATTATTAGCTCGCTCGTAGACGGGTTGGGCACATTTCTGATTATTCTCCTCGCAGATGAAATACTGCGGTTCATAGCAATTTTCATCGGTTATCGTGGAGGAATTTTCACGCAACCGAATCTCTAGACAATCATCCATATTGGAGCGTTGCGTAGGCTCCACTCCATGGAATGTGACCGGCTGACCATTGCTGATATAGGTGAAGTAACCCTCAGATTGAAGATCATTTCCGCCAAACCAAAAGTCTTCCAAGTTGCCCTTCGATCCCATGAATTCAACAATTGCCTGTAGCTCTTCATTAGTTTGCAAGTTGGCCAAACTGAGACCCTTGCGCAAGCAATTGTTTAATGCTCCAAACCAATTCATCTGCAAGGGAGTAAAGATGAATCAAATCCTTGATTTACACTTGGTAGTACCAACCTTCTTGGGGGCAAGGTAATAACACTTTCCGTGAATCTGACGCATAAATCGCTTGCCACACGGTCCATCgctgttctttttttctcttctggCTGAGACGACTTCGTCGGAATATACTGCAATAAGGGTCAGTATCACAATAGGCAGAACCCTCATGACTGTGCCAGTGCCAAATTACATAAACTGTACAGCCAGCACATTTTTCTTCTATATATACACTCTTGGTGGGCGTGACAAATTGGCTACGCCTATTTAAATAACCATTAATTGTTTTCAAGTGTAGTTTCAGTTGGATTGATTGCCTTGAGGTgaacaaatcaattaatttgcatttgatgcGGTCAATTTAAGGGGTTTTATGGGGTGAACATATCAAGTGTCGATCTATAGGAATGTATTCGTGACTAAAGTATTGGGTGATAAACCAACTAGTTGGGCAGAAAAAACATACAACTGGCTTTTGACTTTCTTAagattatattaaatctaaataAGTAGTAGATCACTTTCTACAACTTTTGTGTTAAGCTTTCTGTGGCCAATCTTACCGACTATTAAACCCTCCGATTTAGTCTAGTTTCAGTAATAATATCTGGTTGCtattttgaattgattgatttattttgtatacatataaaatttagATTCAATGGTTTGGGGATTATCTATGGACTCTCTACCTCGCCTGGTGCAGTTGCctctgtttctgctgctgcagtggtCTCTGCCTCGCCTGCTGCAGTTGTCTCTGCCTCGCCTGCTGCAGTTGTCTCTGTTTCTCCTGCTGCAGTGGTCTCTGCCTCGCCTGCTGCACTTGTCTCTgtttctcctgctgctgttgactcTGCCTCGCCTGCTGCAGTTGTCTCTgtttctcctgctgctgttgactcTATCTCGCCCGCTGCAGTTGTCTCTgtttctcctgctgctgttgattctGTCTCGCCCTCAGCAGGACTTGTGGCATCTGACTCCGAAACGGCGGCAGTTGTTTCCTTATCATTTTCATTCGATTCTTCCAATTCATCTTTGGGAATAGCATCCTCATTTGACTCATTTGGACTCTCCTCGGAGCCACTATCGAAGGGCGATGGTGTATTCATATCCTCCTCACTTTCGCCGCTGGGCTCGCCAACATCATGATGGAAGTGATGCAGATGCTCATGGCTGTGATGCCGCGGCTTTTTCGCGTCTACGCTATCACAGTAGACCTCGGAGCAGATGAAATATTGTCGCTCCAGGCAATTTTCGCTAGCGGTAATGGTCATGTTGGATCGTATGCGAACCTCAAGGCAATCATTGCATAGGGCGGACTCATCTGACCATACCACACTGTAATTGCCGAAGTATCGAACCAAACGACCATTGCTTATATATTGATAGCGTCCCTCGGTCTGCAGATCGTTGCCGCCGAACCAAAAGTCCTCTGTGTTGCCCTTGGAGCTGAGGAAATCGATGGCGCCATTAAAATCGCCTGGATTGCTGAGATCGGCAAGCGTTAGACCTTTGCGCAGGCAATTGTTCAGAGCGCCATACCAGTTCATCTGGGAGGCAATCACATGAGTTCATTTACATGACAGAAAGGTGACGAAAAAGCGTTTTACCTTTTTAACAGAGAAGTAGTAACACTTGCCATTGATGCGTCTCAGATAGCGACGTGGGCAACCTGTTGTCGAGCTGACCAGCTGCTCCCTGAGCAGGACACTCAGCAGGACAATGATTGCAATCAGACAATGCTTCATCTCTCTCAATGGATTGATTGTGTTGTGTGCCGCCCTTGGGCTCCTGTACTTATATCCTCTCCTAGCGTGCAATTTGTGCAAATGCATTATCACAGCATTAAATCGATTTGTCGAGAGCAAGGCACGCTGTTATCTCTTGCCACACGcggaaattaattgaattagatTCCATGCATTCCATTCCACAGCATGACTCGATCATGAGCTTCTCGTTCCGGAATATTGCGGAGCATTTGTGGCGCTGCTGTCGACGTAATTTGGTCTTGAGTATTGCGGGTCAGCGCTTAGggttatatacaaaaatatttaattgattggGTGTGACTGTGAGTGTGAGTTTTCAAATGATTCATCATAGCCCTTGCTAGACTTGTAGTTCATTTATTGATTTACCTTGGGACAGTATATGACATCATCGGTTGTATTGGTTAGAGGTGTCCTTTAGCAGGACGTTTTGGCTCATTGCCAGTcgtcagttgccagttgccagttgcgagTTGCCTTATTTTGTTTGGGTATTGACCTTGGACAATGAGCTAACTTTCAGCTGGCTGACAGCTTTAACTTAAACAAATTGCTAGTCGTGCGAATTTCCATCTGCTCGATTCTTATAGATATAGtatttaagtgtgtgtgtatgctatGACATCATCAGCAATGGAAAcagcgtcagcgtcaacaacagaatcagcaacagcaacagcgacagcatcaTCGATTGCCTGTTACAAATGTAGCCAAAGGTTTTGTCGAGAGAGACTAGCCGGCTTTTTGGATTCTGACGGCCAAAAACTGGTGTGGAACGTGAGTTGTGTGTGACCTGGCTATGAGCTGACTGTTACTCATAGAACGACCAAAATCTCATACAGATACAAACGTATCTGTGGCTGTGCCAGTATTTGTGACCGTATCTCAGTATATAAGCACGCTTGAGTTCAGTTGCTCTTGGGTACAGGTTTAGTTTTGTCTCTGTTGTTTAGAGCTTCTGCGCATTATCTGTTGAATGTGtacaacgacaataacaaacacattagcaacatcaacagctgTGAGCTTCAGTGTTCGCTCTGGCTGTGTTCTTGACTCTGCTTCGACTGCGGCTTATTGTGTTGCCTTATGGCCATGTTGTGGCATTCTAGCCGGTTTTCAGATTctcgacgttgttgttgttgttgttgctattgacCACAGCATGCCAGAATATGCGTCGTTCTATTACGCAAAATGGTAAGAATGGTATTATGATTCTAGTCAAGCGTGTGGTTACGAATTTCAATGAGTTACATTGTCAATGCGAAATATTTGTAGCAGGCAGCTTTGGTTCATAGCCCCATTTATGTCATATCCTTTAGCTTCAACTCGATTCACaactctcttctctctctctctttctgcttgCTGTGAAATTCGTGAGCAAGTTTATCAGACATGCGTAACTTTTCGATCTACTCAACAGTCTATTGCGTTTCGATCGAATTCCACCGCATTTTTTACGGACGCGTGGGCAATCAGaatgttaattgaatttttggtaaataaatatatacactaG
This is a stretch of genomic DNA from Drosophila albomicans strain 15112-1751.03 chromosome 3, ASM965048v2, whole genome shotgun sequence. It encodes these proteins:
- the LOC117570659 gene encoding uncharacterized protein LOC117570659 translates to MNLQVCLYIIVLIYVREGDTGGACHYFSENKLDWFDALFACQKKKLCLANFDTKEAFDDLPRKFNITDEYWIGLNGYEKNVLRYVSNNEGVKYMPPEATINVEQPCIFLKPIFQGKLTFESDYCLRRRRYVCSSAVICNGVATNSTYKDKYSTELPCDMSDIVKDVIGIPK
- the LOC117568467 gene encoding fibrous sheath CABYR-binding protein, with the translated sequence MRVLPIVILTLIAVYSDEVVSARREKKNSDGPCGKRFMRQIHGKCYYLAPKKMNWFGALNNCLRKGLSLANLQTNEELQAIVEFMGSKGNLEDFWFGGNDLQSEGYFTYISNGQPVTFHGVEPTQRSNMDDCLEIRLRENSSTITDENCYEPQYFICEENNQKCAQPVYERANNEHHSHEHLHHFHHDAAKGEVVEEGSEESVESDSRPADNSNSTEDAKSPESEEETEDTEDENGSEIMESGGDQSLPSYEAGGEPQDELNIHNKKEDNATTSDGATSSPAEGETTAAPVGETGVTTAAAEGGETTALEGAPETATAPAEAAPAEAAPAEAAPAEAAPAEAAPGEAAPAEAAPAEAAPAEAAPAEAAPANDEPAGRAPVANPLSFDMEDE
- the LOC117571490 gene encoding uncharacterized protein LOC117571490, with protein sequence MHLHKLHARRGYKYRSPRAAHNTINPLREMKHCLIAIIVLLSVLLREQLVSSTTGCPRRYLRRINGKCYYFSVKKMNWYGALNNCLRKGLTLADLSNPGDFNGAIDFLSSKGNTEDFWFGGNDLQTEGRYQYISNGRLVRYFGNYSVVWSDESALCNDCLEVRIRSNMTITASENCLERQYFICSEVYCDSVDAKKPRHHSHEHLHHFHHDVGEPSGESEEDMNTPSPFDSGSEESPNESNEDAIPKDELEESNENDKETTAAVSESDATSPAEGETESTAAGETETTAAGEIESTAAGETETTAAGEAESTAAGETETSAAGEAETTAAGETETTAAGEAETTAAGEAETTAAAETEATAPGEVESP